Proteins encoded in a region of the Carassius gibelio isolate Cgi1373 ecotype wild population from Czech Republic chromosome B5, carGib1.2-hapl.c, whole genome shotgun sequence genome:
- the LOC127957026 gene encoding leucine-rich repeat neuronal protein 4, whose product MLGCGRPVILLLSFSFLDLSFVSSSSSSSQSTRPRSHSSVENDYYSVYEDVTNEPPSSSSTQSEIPDLNPCNYDMCVEQQQTCLDLAEATGCLCPGLSNGFTPPSPPRLLPLTQRGDKGVSVHWCAPTSAVIYYNVKVIRNGKVMEKIEVEERKRAALLEDVESGMHICVEAVNKGGVSAEDHQSCATFEPQNTDTGLALKLGIVGGVVGLILLLILALLLWRQKSRQKFTTRTDTERVL is encoded by the coding sequence ATGTTGGGGTGTGGACGTCCTGTCATCCTTCTTCTCAGCTTCAGCTTTCTGGACCTCTCCTTTgtgtcatcatcatcttcatcatctcagAGCACTCGACCCCGTTCCCACTCTTCTGTAGAGAACGATTACTACAGTGTATATGAGGACGTCACCAATGAGCCTCCCAGCTCATCCTCAACTCAATCTGAAATCCCAGATCTCAATCCGTGCAATTATGATATGTGTGTGGAGCAGCAGCAAACCTGCTTGGATCTTGCTGAAGCCACCGGCTGCCTCTGCCCGGGGTTGAGCAATGGTTTCACTCCCCCTAGTCCACCGCGCCTCTTGCCTCTGACTCAAAGGGGAGACAAAGGGGTTTCGGTGCACTGGTGTGCTCCCACCTCCGCCGTCATCTACTACAATGTCAAGGTGATAAGGAATGGCAAAGTAATGGAGAAGATAGAGGTGGAGGAGAGAAAGAGGGCAGCACTATTAGAGGATGTTGAGTCTGGTATGCACATATGTGTAGAAGCTGTGAATAAAGGTGGCGTCAGTGCAGAGGATCATCAGTCTTGTGCCACATTTGAACCCCAAAATACCGACACAGGACTTGCGCTGAAGCTGGGCATTGTCGGTGGTGTGGTGGGACTCATACTGCTGCTGATTCTGGCTCTGCTGCTGTGGAGACAAAAATCACGGCAGAAATTCACCACGCGGACCGATACTGAGAGAGTTCTGTaa